One part of the Streptomyces sp. AM 2-1-1 genome encodes these proteins:
- a CDS encoding DUF6011 domain-containing protein, producing the protein MEIPELFPGALRAPVAGGEDAGREDGPPLPLVRCRLCGRPLTGTGSRRSGLGPTCDAKLHPAPPDTRARRREADQEPLPGL; encoded by the coding sequence ATGGAGATCCCCGAGCTTTTTCCCGGAGCACTCCGCGCACCGGTCGCCGGCGGCGAAGACGCCGGCCGGGAAGACGGTCCGCCGCTCCCTCTCGTCCGCTGCCGCCTCTGCGGCCGCCCGCTCACCGGCACCGGATCCCGCCGCAGCGGCCTGGGCCCCACCTGCGACGCCAAGCTCCATCCCGCGCCGCCCGACACGCGCGCCCGCCGCCGGGAAGCCGACCAGGAGCCGCTGCCGGGACTGTGA